A region from the Halosolutus gelatinilyticus genome encodes:
- a CDS encoding DUF7287 family protein, which translates to MTRRYRSGSRSGTGGAKTGSVPRSDRGQTTQDFAVGIGIFILTVAFVFMYVPSLSAPHESSISGAETAQADRIADRIVENASTERPNELNATTFKGNYTGDSEELVATLGLRASKDASGDVDAVFDRVNVTVERLDGTPVGSNWNGGHTYGNQSAASSARIVTVDDSIDCEPACRLIVRVW; encoded by the coding sequence ATGACGCGCAGATACCGCTCGGGATCCCGATCCGGGACCGGAGGGGCGAAGACCGGTTCGGTCCCTCGCTCGGATCGGGGCCAGACCACGCAGGACTTCGCGGTCGGGATCGGGATCTTCATCCTGACGGTCGCGTTCGTCTTCATGTACGTCCCGTCGCTGTCGGCGCCCCACGAGTCGTCGATCAGCGGCGCCGAAACGGCGCAGGCCGATCGGATCGCGGACCGGATCGTCGAGAACGCGAGCACCGAGCGGCCCAACGAGCTCAACGCGACCACCTTCAAGGGCAACTACACGGGAGACTCCGAGGAGCTGGTCGCGACGCTCGGCCTCCGGGCGAGCAAAGATGCGAGCGGTGACGTCGATGCCGTCTTCGACAGGGTCAACGTCACGGTCGAACGACTCGACGGCACCCCAGTCGGATCCAACTGGAACGGCGGGCACACGTACGGGAACCAATCGGCGGCCAGTTCCGCTCGCATCGTCACCGTCGACGACTCGATCGATTGCGAGCCGGCCTGTCGGCTCATCGTGAGGGTCTGGTGA